One stretch of Cellulomonas wangsupingiae DNA includes these proteins:
- a CDS encoding FAD-binding and (Fe-S)-binding domain-containing protein, which translates to MAVTTDATGTQRRDVVHALRDVVRGSVDDSSRRRAEYSTDASNYRVVPQVVVFPRDTDDVLAALSVARETGTPLTSRGGGTSVAGNAVGTGIVLDFSRHVNRVLEIDPDARTARVEPGVVMSHLQQAAAPHGLRFGPDPSTQARATLGGMIGNNACGPRAVAYGRTADNVVDLDVVDGTGRRFTARSGAGALDVVPGLDALVRAHLDVIRTELGRFRRQVSGYSLEHLAPEHGTDLAKMLVGTEGTLVTLLGATVNLVPVPSAPVLVVLGYPDMPTAADAVPALLAHAPLAIEGMDSRLVDVVRRVKGASAVPDLPPGGGWLMCEVGGATLDEALATARALAADAGTDAVGVFPPGPDAVAMWRIREDGAGLGGRTPSGEQAWPGFEDSAVPPERLGAYLRELEALMADHRVDGLAYGHFGDGCVHLRLDIPMTRSGGPLRAFMEDAAELVARHGGSLSGEHGDGRARSELLPVMYSRRTIDLFGAVKDLFDPRDLLNPGVLVRPRPLDADLRRPAARPLLAGAGGFAFAHDGGDMTTAVHRCVGVGKCRADTTAAGGFMCPSYLATKDEKDSTRGRARVLQEMANGSLVSRGWSSPEVHEVLDLCLSCKACSSDCPAGVDMAQYKAEVLHRTYKGRLRPVNHYALGWLPRWARLVTGVPGLASLANAVLGVRPVAKAVLALGGMDTRRRMVKFAPEPFRAWSRRAGRRSGDVRVVGRADATTVTLPAEADAAAGDGATATPRPPVLLWTDSFSDTLAPSVAHAAVAVLRDAGYEVLVPDHDACCGLTWISTGQLDGARHQLEHLLEVLGPFAVNGIPIVGLEPSCTAVLRSDLVELLPDDPRAVAVSRETRTLAELLTAPAPIGPGDRWQVPDLSDVTAVVQPHCHHYSVMTWTADRRLLTDAGATFSALAGCCGLAGNFGMEKGHYDVSVAVAENALLPALRAAAPGDVYLADGYSCRTQAEQLADVHGVHLAELLASRLPGRTPPPA; encoded by the coding sequence GTGGCTGTGACGACCGACGCGACCGGGACGCAGCGCCGGGACGTCGTGCACGCGCTGCGCGACGTCGTGCGGGGGAGCGTCGACGACTCCTCCCGGCGCCGTGCCGAGTACTCGACGGACGCGTCCAACTACCGCGTCGTGCCGCAGGTCGTGGTGTTCCCGCGGGACACCGACGACGTCCTGGCGGCACTGTCGGTCGCGCGCGAGACCGGCACGCCCCTGACGTCGCGCGGCGGGGGCACGTCGGTGGCCGGCAACGCCGTGGGGACGGGCATCGTCCTGGACTTCTCGCGGCACGTGAACCGCGTCCTGGAGATCGACCCCGACGCCCGCACCGCCCGCGTCGAGCCCGGCGTGGTCATGTCCCACCTGCAGCAGGCGGCCGCGCCGCACGGGCTGCGGTTCGGTCCCGACCCGTCCACGCAGGCCCGCGCGACGCTCGGCGGCATGATCGGCAACAACGCGTGCGGTCCGCGGGCCGTCGCGTACGGCCGCACCGCGGACAACGTGGTCGACCTCGACGTGGTGGACGGCACGGGCCGCCGGTTCACCGCGCGCTCGGGCGCCGGCGCCCTCGACGTCGTCCCGGGGCTCGACGCGCTGGTCCGCGCGCACCTCGACGTTATCCGCACCGAGCTCGGGCGGTTCCGCCGGCAGGTGTCCGGGTACTCCCTGGAGCACCTGGCCCCGGAGCACGGCACGGACCTGGCCAAGATGCTCGTCGGCACCGAGGGCACCCTCGTCACGCTGCTCGGCGCCACGGTGAACCTCGTGCCCGTGCCGTCGGCGCCCGTGCTCGTCGTCCTCGGCTACCCGGACATGCCGACCGCCGCCGATGCCGTCCCCGCGCTGCTGGCGCACGCCCCGCTCGCGATCGAGGGCATGGACTCGCGGCTCGTCGACGTGGTGCGGCGCGTCAAGGGCGCGTCCGCGGTGCCCGACCTGCCGCCCGGCGGCGGCTGGCTGATGTGCGAGGTCGGCGGCGCGACCCTCGACGAGGCGCTGGCGACGGCCCGCGCGCTGGCGGCCGATGCGGGCACCGACGCGGTCGGCGTCTTCCCGCCCGGCCCGGACGCGGTGGCGATGTGGCGCATCCGGGAGGACGGCGCGGGCCTGGGCGGGCGCACGCCGTCGGGCGAGCAGGCGTGGCCCGGGTTCGAGGACTCGGCGGTCCCGCCCGAGCGGCTGGGCGCCTACCTGCGCGAGCTCGAGGCGCTGATGGCCGACCACCGCGTCGACGGGCTGGCGTACGGGCACTTCGGCGACGGCTGCGTGCACCTGCGTCTCGACATCCCCATGACGCGGTCGGGCGGCCCGCTGCGCGCGTTCATGGAGGACGCGGCCGAGCTCGTCGCGCGGCACGGCGGATCGCTGTCCGGTGAGCACGGCGACGGCCGGGCGCGCTCCGAGCTGCTGCCCGTCATGTACTCGCGGCGCACCATCGACCTGTTCGGGGCCGTGAAGGACCTCTTCGACCCGCGCGACCTGCTGAACCCCGGCGTCCTGGTGCGCCCGCGCCCGCTCGACGCCGACCTGCGCCGGCCCGCGGCACGCCCGCTGCTCGCCGGGGCCGGCGGGTTCGCGTTCGCGCACGACGGCGGCGACATGACCACGGCCGTGCACCGGTGCGTGGGCGTCGGCAAGTGCCGCGCCGACACCACCGCGGCGGGCGGCTTCATGTGCCCGTCGTACCTGGCGACGAAGGACGAGAAGGACTCGACGCGCGGCCGCGCGCGCGTGCTGCAGGAGATGGCGAACGGGTCGCTGGTGTCGCGCGGCTGGTCGTCGCCCGAGGTGCACGAGGTCCTCGACCTGTGCCTGAGCTGCAAGGCGTGCTCGTCGGACTGCCCCGCCGGCGTCGACATGGCGCAGTACAAGGCCGAGGTGCTGCACCGCACGTACAAGGGGCGGCTGCGGCCGGTGAACCACTACGCGCTGGGCTGGCTGCCTCGGTGGGCGCGGCTCGTCACGGGCGTGCCGGGTCTCGCGTCGCTGGCCAACGCCGTGCTCGGGGTGCGGCCCGTGGCCAAGGCCGTGCTGGCGCTCGGCGGCATGGACACGCGGCGGCGGATGGTGAAGTTCGCCCCCGAGCCGTTCCGCGCCTGGTCGCGGCGCGCGGGACGACGGTCGGGCGACGTGCGCGTCGTGGGCCGCGCCGACGCGACCACGGTGACGCTGCCGGCGGAGGCGGACGCCGCCGCCGGCGACGGGGCCACCGCGACGCCCCGACCGCCCGTGCTGCTGTGGACCGACTCGTTCTCCGACACCCTCGCGCCGTCCGTCGCGCACGCCGCCGTCGCCGTGCTGCGCGACGCGGGCTACGAGGTGCTCGTGCCCGACCACGACGCGTGCTGCGGGCTCACGTGGATCAGCACGGGGCAGCTCGACGGCGCGCGGCACCAGCTCGAGCACCTGCTGGAGGTGCTCGGGCCGTTCGCGGTCAACGGCATCCCGATCGTCGGCCTCGAGCCGTCGTGCACGGCCGTGCTGCGCAGCGACCTCGTCGAGCTGCTGCCGGACGACCCCCGGGCCGTCGCGGTGTCGCGCGAGACGCGCACGCTGGCCGAGCTGCTCACGGCGCCCGCGCCGATCGGGCCGGGGGACCGCTGGCAGGTGCCCGACCTGTCGGACGTCACGGCCGTCGTGCAGCCGCACTGCCACCACTACTCGGTGATGACGTGGACGGCCGACCGCCGCCTCCTCACCGACGCGGGGGCGACGTTCTCGGCGCTCGCGGGCTGCTGCGGGCTGGCCGGCAACTTCGGTATGGAGAAGGGCCACTACGACGTGTCGGTCGCGGTCGCGGAGAACGCGCTGCTGCCGGCGCTGCGGGCCGCCGCGCCGGGGGACGTGTACCTGGCGGACGGGTACTCGTGCCGCACGCAGGCCGAGCAGCTCGCCGACGTGCACGGCGTCCACCTGGCCGAGCTGCTGGCCTCCCGCCTCCCGGGCCGCACCCCGCCTCCCGCCTGA
- the metX gene encoding homoserine O-acetyltransferase MetX, translating to MTEPDPRTHAPDPTPARRAMPGAMPAAGAGTAVPDPLVGRRARRGAALGSRRPLPERPAVPASAAWREGADAGRRQFADLGPLKLESGGRLPAVRVAYETWGELDEDGSNAVLVLHALTGDSHVTGDAGPGHPTPGWWQSMVGPGAPIDTDRWFVVAPNVLGGCQGSTGPATTAPDGRPWGSRFPLLTVRDQVAAELRLADLLGIDSWALVIGASMGGHRVLEWAATAPDRVDAVAAIATCAQTSGDQIAGFHTQLAAILADPRYRDGDYYDVPDGDGPHVGLGIARQIAHQTYRSALELDTRFGRIPQGAEDPLEGGRFAVQSYLDHHGDKLARRFDANTYVALTRTMLTHDLGRDRGGVESALAQVTARALVIAVDSDRLFTPAQSERVAAAIPGAGPVRYVHSDYGHDGFLIEEDQVGRHVADFLREGARRA from the coding sequence GCCCGCCCGGCGTGCGATGCCCGGCGCGATGCCTGCTGCGGGGGCGGGCACGGCCGTGCCCGACCCGCTGGTCGGGCGCCGTGCGCGGCGCGGCGCGGCGCTGGGCAGCCGCCGGCCGCTGCCCGAGCGGCCGGCCGTGCCCGCGAGCGCGGCGTGGCGCGAGGGCGCCGATGCGGGTCGCCGGCAGTTCGCCGACCTCGGCCCGCTGAAGCTGGAGTCCGGCGGTCGCCTGCCGGCCGTGCGCGTCGCGTACGAGACGTGGGGCGAGCTCGACGAGGACGGCAGCAACGCCGTCCTCGTCCTACACGCGCTGACGGGCGACTCCCACGTCACCGGCGACGCCGGCCCGGGGCACCCGACCCCGGGCTGGTGGCAGTCGATGGTCGGGCCGGGTGCGCCCATCGACACGGACCGCTGGTTCGTCGTCGCCCCCAACGTGCTGGGCGGCTGCCAGGGCTCCACGGGCCCGGCGACGACCGCACCGGACGGGCGCCCGTGGGGCAGCAGGTTCCCGCTGCTGACCGTCCGCGACCAGGTCGCCGCCGAGCTGCGCCTGGCCGACCTGCTGGGCATCGACTCGTGGGCGCTGGTCATCGGCGCGTCCATGGGTGGCCACCGCGTCCTGGAGTGGGCCGCCACGGCGCCCGACCGCGTCGACGCCGTCGCCGCCATCGCGACGTGCGCGCAGACGAGCGGCGACCAGATCGCCGGCTTCCACACCCAGCTCGCGGCGATCCTCGCGGACCCGCGCTACCGCGACGGCGACTACTACGACGTGCCGGACGGCGACGGCCCGCACGTGGGGCTCGGCATCGCGCGGCAGATCGCCCACCAGACGTACCGGTCCGCGCTCGAGCTCGACACGCGCTTCGGCCGCATCCCGCAGGGCGCCGAGGACCCGCTGGAGGGCGGCCGGTTCGCCGTGCAGTCGTACCTCGACCACCACGGCGACAAGCTGGCCCGCCGGTTCGACGCCAACACCTACGTCGCGCTGACCCGCACGATGCTCACGCACGACCTGGGCCGCGACCGCGGCGGCGTCGAGTCCGCGCTCGCGCAGGTCACGGCGCGCGCCCTGGTCATCGCGGTCGACAGCGACCGGCTCTTCACCCCCGCGCAGTCCGAGCGCGTCGCCGCCGCGATCCCCGGCGCCGGGCCCGTGCGGTACGTGCACTCCGACTACGGGCACGACGGGTTCCTCATCGAGGAGGACCAGGTCGGGCGGCACGTCGCGGACTTCCTGCGCGAGGGCGCGCGGCGGGCCTGA
- a CDS encoding OsmC family peroxiredoxin, protein MPTRTARTAWNGTLEAGGGQVELTSSKVGTYDVSFPKRAAEDAGGTTSPEELIAAAHSSCYAMQLSADIAAAGGTPVSLEVTADVSLGPDPAGGFRITGVALKVRGEVEGLDAAGFQQAAEAAKAGCPVSKALTGTDITLDAALES, encoded by the coding sequence ATGCCCACGCGCACCGCACGCACGGCCTGGAACGGCACCCTGGAGGCCGGTGGCGGCCAGGTCGAGCTGACCAGCTCGAAGGTCGGCACGTACGACGTGTCGTTCCCGAAGCGCGCGGCCGAGGACGCCGGCGGCACGACGAGCCCCGAGGAGCTCATCGCCGCGGCGCACTCGTCGTGCTACGCCATGCAGCTGTCGGCCGACATCGCCGCGGCGGGCGGCACGCCGGTCTCGCTCGAGGTGACCGCCGACGTCAGCCTGGGGCCGGACCCGGCGGGCGGCTTCCGCATCACGGGCGTCGCGCTGAAGGTGCGCGGCGAGGTCGAGGGTCTCGACGCCGCGGGCTTCCAGCAGGCCGCCGAGGCCGCGAAGGCCGGCTGCCCGGTCAGCAAGGCCCTGACCGGCACGGACATCACGCTGGACGCCGCCCTGGAGTCCTGA
- a CDS encoding zinc-binding dehydrogenase — MLCARVVSFSPDDPLAGLEVGDAPEAAAPDGWTSVDVRAASLNHHDLWSLRGVGLRAEQLPMVLGTDAAGVTADGREVVVHAVVGGPDGRGVPADEPRTLLSERYPGTLAERVAVPAWNLVDKPAELSFVEAACVPTAYLTAYRMLFRSGEAQPGQRVLVQGAGGGVAVAAVQLGAAAGLEMVVTGRDAAKRERALTLGAAQAVEPGTRVGRVDVVLETVGKATWEHSVRSVRPGGRIVVAGLTSGDPAPASLTKVFFQEISIVGATMGTRDELAQVLAFLARTGVRPVVDSTYPLARAADALARLADGAHVGKIVLEV, encoded by the coding sequence ATGCTCTGCGCCCGCGTCGTGTCCTTCTCCCCCGACGACCCGCTCGCCGGCCTGGAGGTCGGCGACGCCCCGGAGGCGGCAGCCCCCGACGGCTGGACGAGCGTCGACGTGCGTGCAGCGTCCCTCAACCACCACGACCTGTGGTCGCTGCGCGGGGTCGGGCTGCGCGCCGAGCAGCTGCCGATGGTGCTGGGCACGGACGCGGCGGGGGTCACGGCCGACGGCCGCGAGGTCGTCGTGCACGCCGTCGTCGGAGGTCCGGACGGGCGCGGGGTGCCGGCCGACGAGCCCCGCACGCTGCTGTCGGAGCGGTACCCCGGGACCCTCGCCGAGCGCGTCGCCGTGCCCGCGTGGAACCTCGTCGACAAGCCCGCCGAGCTGTCGTTCGTCGAGGCCGCGTGCGTCCCGACCGCGTACCTCACGGCGTACCGCATGCTCTTCCGCTCCGGCGAGGCGCAGCCCGGGCAGCGCGTGCTGGTGCAGGGCGCCGGCGGCGGGGTCGCCGTCGCGGCCGTGCAGCTCGGCGCCGCGGCGGGCCTCGAGATGGTCGTCACGGGCCGCGACGCCGCCAAGCGCGAGCGGGCGCTGACGCTCGGGGCGGCGCAGGCGGTCGAGCCGGGCACCCGGGTCGGTCGTGTCGACGTCGTGCTGGAGACCGTCGGGAAGGCGACGTGGGAGCACTCGGTGCGCTCCGTGCGGCCCGGTGGGCGGATCGTCGTCGCAGGGCTGACCTCGGGCGACCCGGCGCCGGCGTCGCTCACCAAGGTGTTCTTCCAGGAGATCAGCATCGTGGGCGCGACGATGGGCACGCGCGACGAGCTGGCCCAGGTCCTCGCGTTCCTCGCACGCACCGGCGTGCGGCCCGTCGTCGACTCGACCTACCCGCTGGCGCGCGCCGCCGACGCGCTCGCCCGGCTGGCCGACGGCGCGCACGTCGGCAAGATCGTCCTCGAGGTCTGA
- a CDS encoding maleylpyruvate isomerase N-terminal domain-containing protein: protein MSVDVATATTALRAQWDRLHDWVEVMADPRLGRESSVLAGWTIVDLWAHLGRAMDALAVCTPAPAGTVPLTLGEYLGSYAGRAADVAETTRQLAAEHALDPVGYVTSSARQAFATLERLGPGDPVVQARRGPVRLSTMTVSRLLELVVHGDDLVRSVRRARGSDAVPDPVDPGALALVADELLAIVRARGGWDLEVADARRWVRLATGRVPYDVDALAVALQARYTSDAVPDLGRMLPLL, encoded by the coding sequence ATGTCCGTCGACGTCGCCACCGCCACCACCGCCCTGCGGGCCCAGTGGGACCGCCTGCACGACTGGGTCGAGGTGATGGCCGACCCCCGCCTGGGACGCGAGTCCTCGGTGCTGGCCGGGTGGACGATCGTCGACCTGTGGGCGCACCTCGGCCGCGCGATGGACGCGCTGGCCGTGTGCACACCGGCGCCCGCGGGCACCGTGCCGCTCACGCTCGGGGAGTACCTCGGGTCGTACGCGGGCCGCGCCGCGGACGTCGCGGAGACGACCCGCCAGCTCGCGGCGGAGCACGCGCTCGACCCGGTCGGCTACGTGACGTCGTCGGCGCGCCAGGCGTTCGCGACGCTCGAACGTCTCGGCCCGGGTGACCCGGTGGTGCAGGCGCGCCGCGGGCCCGTCCGCCTGTCGACGATGACGGTGTCGCGGCTCCTGGAGCTCGTCGTGCACGGGGACGACCTGGTCCGCTCCGTGCGGCGCGCCCGCGGCAGCGATGCCGTCCCCGACCCCGTCGACCCCGGAGCGCTCGCGCTCGTCGCGGACGAGCTGCTGGCGATCGTCCGGGCCCGCGGCGGCTGGGACCTGGAGGTCGCGGACGCCCGACGCTGGGTGCGCCTGGCCACGGGCCGTGTCCCGTACGACGTCGACGCGCTCGCGGTCGCGCTGCAGGCGCGCTACACGTCCGACGCCGTGCCCGACCTCGGACGCATGCTGCCGCTGCTCTGA
- a CDS encoding MFS transporter produces the protein MRRAPVTILCAVQFVDVLGVTSVTTAIPAVLAGLGLDASAAGPLATTYAMFFGGLLVVGARLGDRHGHRRVLAAGLVGFAAVSLVGGLAGSLEQVLAARALQGAAAALSVPSALRLLLHATPDDGARRTALAAWSAAGAAAGAAGFVVGGALVEVLDWRAVFWVNAPIGALLVVGVLLVVPPLAPDDPTTRLDLTGGVLLVVAVMCVVAGAAAVEQGTGAGRAALLVTAGAAAAATFAWRMRRAVAPLVPPRAWRSAHLRDGTVLSFVNTATTSSSSVLATLHLQDELGLSALRTGLTLLGLSALVVVGAAAAKPLLDGRAPGSVAGLGLAVVAAGNVTLVVGDAAWAAVAVGTAVIGLGLGVASVAATTLGTDVPDDLTGSASGILNTGAQLGTAVGTAVLVMVAGTTSPAWAWAAAALVAGATAAWSAARDDAPRHRPRLRTPGRRPA, from the coding sequence GTGCGTCGCGCCCCGGTCACGATCCTGTGCGCGGTCCAGTTCGTCGACGTCCTCGGCGTCACGAGCGTGACGACCGCGATCCCCGCGGTGCTCGCCGGCCTGGGCCTCGACGCGTCCGCCGCGGGTCCGCTCGCCACCACGTACGCGATGTTCTTCGGCGGCCTGCTCGTCGTCGGGGCACGCCTCGGGGACCGCCACGGGCACCGCCGGGTGCTGGCCGCGGGGCTCGTGGGGTTCGCCGCCGTGTCCCTGGTCGGTGGTCTCGCGGGGTCGCTCGAGCAGGTGCTCGCGGCGCGCGCGCTGCAGGGCGCCGCGGCCGCGCTGTCGGTGCCGTCGGCGCTGCGACTGCTGCTGCACGCCACCCCGGACGACGGCGCCCGGCGCACCGCCCTCGCGGCGTGGAGCGCCGCGGGGGCCGCGGCGGGCGCGGCAGGGTTCGTCGTCGGCGGTGCGCTCGTCGAGGTGCTCGACTGGCGCGCCGTCTTCTGGGTGAACGCGCCGATCGGGGCGCTGCTGGTGGTCGGCGTGCTGCTCGTCGTCCCGCCGCTCGCACCGGACGACCCCACGACGCGCCTGGACCTGACCGGTGGCGTCCTGCTGGTCGTGGCGGTCATGTGCGTGGTGGCCGGGGCCGCCGCCGTCGAGCAGGGCACGGGCGCCGGACGCGCGGCTCTGCTCGTGACGGCCGGCGCCGCGGCCGCCGCGACGTTCGCGTGGCGCATGCGCCGTGCCGTCGCGCCCCTGGTCCCGCCGCGGGCGTGGCGGTCGGCCCACCTGCGCGACGGGACGGTCCTGTCGTTCGTCAACACCGCGACCACCAGCAGCTCCTCGGTGCTCGCGACCCTGCACCTGCAGGACGAGCTCGGGCTGTCGGCGCTCCGGACCGGGCTCACGCTGCTGGGGCTCAGCGCACTCGTCGTCGTCGGGGCCGCGGCCGCCAAGCCGCTGCTGGACGGCCGGGCACCGGGCTCCGTGGCCGGTCTGGGCCTGGCCGTCGTCGCCGCCGGCAACGTCACGCTCGTCGTCGGGGACGCGGCGTGGGCGGCCGTCGCGGTCGGCACGGCCGTCATCGGGCTCGGCCTCGGGGTGGCGTCGGTCGCGGCGACGACGCTGGGCACCGACGTGCCGGACGACCTGACCGGCAGCGCGAGCGGCATCCTCAACACCGGCGCGCAGCTCGGCACGGCGGTCGGCACGGCCGTCCTCGTCATGGTCGCCGGCACGACGTCGCCGGCGTGGGCCTGGGCGGCCGCGGCCCTGGTCGCCGGGGCGACCGCCGCGTGGTCGGCGGCGCGGGACGACGCCCCGCGCCACCGGCCGCGCCTCAGGACTCCAGGGCGGCGTCCAGCGTGA
- a CDS encoding AAA family ATPase, which yields MTEPTSPTRPLVGRGAELDDLDELLSSVATGGGATVLLEGEAGVGRTRLVEALQGAAALLGVEVCLGRAVGPGAAPYALLTDALLGSSRGRDERGPVVAELAALLDMLPADRADAPARFARADELFAALVRRRGEHGPWVLVLEDVHLADTCTLHLLAVLAGEGALPRALTVMTMRGVPHRDELDVVVAGWTRAGARYLELRPLGPAGTVELAQQLLQARVGPALRGVLATTGGNPRLVVDVVRTAEACGVLERRGGVVEAIGTGWLDELDGVGRAHVQHLGPQVLQMLGQASVLGASFVVGDLAALAGEPVTECWRTLRHGLAAGVVHARGDRLVFRHDLVRTSLYAALDEGQRRALHARAAWALRAAGAPPHVVAGHLERAR from the coding sequence ATGACCGAGCCGACGTCCCCGACGCGCCCGCTCGTGGGCCGTGGGGCGGAGCTGGACGACCTCGACGAGCTGCTGTCGTCCGTCGCCACCGGCGGCGGCGCGACGGTGCTGCTCGAGGGCGAGGCCGGGGTCGGGCGCACGCGCCTCGTCGAGGCGCTGCAGGGCGCTGCGGCGCTGCTCGGTGTCGAGGTCTGCCTGGGCCGGGCCGTCGGACCGGGCGCGGCACCGTACGCGCTGCTCACCGACGCGCTGCTCGGCTCCTCCCGGGGACGCGACGAGCGCGGGCCGGTGGTCGCCGAGCTCGCGGCGCTCCTCGACATGCTGCCGGCGGACCGGGCCGACGCGCCCGCGCGGTTCGCGCGTGCTGACGAGCTGTTCGCCGCCCTCGTGCGGCGGCGCGGCGAGCACGGCCCGTGGGTCCTCGTGCTGGAGGACGTGCACCTCGCGGACACGTGCACGCTGCACCTCCTGGCCGTCCTCGCCGGCGAGGGAGCGCTACCGCGGGCGCTGACGGTCATGACGATGCGCGGCGTGCCGCACCGCGACGAGCTCGACGTCGTCGTCGCCGGCTGGACGCGCGCCGGAGCGCGGTACCTCGAGCTGCGGCCGCTCGGCCCCGCCGGGACCGTGGAGCTCGCGCAGCAGCTGCTGCAGGCGCGGGTCGGTCCCGCGCTGCGGGGCGTCCTGGCGACCACCGGCGGCAATCCGCGGCTCGTCGTCGACGTGGTGCGCACCGCCGAGGCCTGCGGCGTGCTGGAGCGGCGGGGCGGTGTGGTCGAGGCGATCGGCACCGGCTGGCTCGACGAGCTCGACGGGGTCGGGCGGGCGCACGTCCAGCACCTGGGGCCGCAGGTGCTGCAGATGCTCGGCCAGGCGTCGGTGCTGGGTGCGTCGTTCGTCGTCGGGGACCTCGCCGCGCTGGCGGGCGAGCCCGTCACGGAGTGCTGGCGCACGCTGCGCCACGGCCTGGCCGCGGGGGTCGTGCACGCCCGCGGGGACCGCCTGGTGTTCCGTCACGACCTGGTCCGCACGTCGTTGTACGCGGCGCTCGACGAGGGCCAGCGCCGCGCGCTGCACGCGCGCGCGGCCTGGGCGCTGCGGGCCGCCGGCGCACCCCCGCACGTCGTCGCGGGGCACCTGGAACGCGCGCGATGA
- a CDS encoding alpha/beta hydrolase codes for MPPPDAPAWDATTLTTSWGPDALGDGFEARRLDLADDDEGEVTATLVRHLPDPALRPARAVLYVHGWSDYFFQAPLARFWHSQGAAFYALDLRKSGRSLREHQTPGYVDDLRTYDEEIGAALDVVRAELGPVARVMLMGHSTGGLVLSLWVARHPGVVSGLVLNSPWLELQGSSLARHLSAPAISRLARFSPKAALPNIDPGYYARTIDVATGGDWTVDARWRPTPSFPVRAGWLSAVMVGHAAVARGLDIDVPVLAAVSGRTLISPRWSEDMRTADVVLDVEAIARRAVQLGPVVTLVRVPGAMHDLTLSAPRARERFYAELTRWLVAYGWS; via the coding sequence GTGCCGCCGCCGGACGCCCCGGCGTGGGACGCCACCACGCTCACGACGTCGTGGGGCCCCGACGCGCTCGGCGACGGCTTCGAGGCGCGCCGCCTCGACCTGGCCGACGACGACGAGGGCGAGGTCACCGCGACGCTCGTGCGTCACCTGCCGGACCCTGCGCTGCGGCCCGCGCGGGCCGTGCTGTACGTCCACGGCTGGTCGGACTACTTCTTCCAGGCGCCGCTCGCACGGTTCTGGCACTCCCAGGGTGCCGCGTTCTACGCGCTGGACCTGCGCAAGTCCGGCCGGTCGCTGCGCGAGCACCAGACCCCCGGCTACGTCGACGACCTGCGCACGTACGACGAGGAGATCGGCGCGGCCCTCGACGTGGTGCGCGCCGAGCTCGGACCCGTCGCGCGGGTCATGCTCATGGGCCACTCGACGGGCGGGCTCGTGCTGAGCCTGTGGGTCGCGCGGCACCCGGGCGTCGTCAGCGGGCTCGTGCTCAACTCCCCGTGGCTGGAGCTGCAGGGGTCGTCGCTCGCACGGCACCTGTCGGCGCCCGCCATCAGCCGGCTCGCGCGGTTCAGCCCCAAGGCCGCGCTGCCGAACATCGACCCGGGCTACTACGCCCGCACCATCGACGTCGCCACCGGCGGGGACTGGACGGTGGACGCGCGGTGGCGGCCCACGCCGTCGTTCCCCGTGCGCGCGGGCTGGCTGAGCGCCGTCATGGTGGGCCACGCCGCCGTCGCCCGCGGGCTGGACATCGACGTCCCCGTGCTCGCGGCCGTCTCCGGCCGGACCCTCATCAGCCCGCGGTGGAGCGAGGACATGCGCACGGCGGACGTCGTGCTCGACGTCGAGGCGATCGCGCGGCGGGCGGTGCAGCTCGGCCCCGTCGTGACGCTCGTGCGCGTGCCGGGCGCGATGCACGACCTCACGCTGTCCGCGCCGCGAGCACGCGAGCGGTTCTACGCCGAGCTCACCCGCTGGCTCGTCGCCTACGGCTGGTCCTGA
- a CDS encoding nuclear transport factor 2 family protein: protein MSLHELLRLEHRGWRSLCDGTGSDVYDELLTDDGVMVLAHGAVLDRAAALASLRDAPVWDEYLIEHPRVVPVGADAAALVYLGTASRTGAPPFAAWMTSVYVRRWGSWGLSLYQQTPVADTV, encoded by the coding sequence ATGAGCCTGCACGAGCTGCTGCGGCTGGAGCACCGGGGGTGGCGGTCGCTGTGCGACGGCACGGGCAGCGACGTGTACGACGAGCTGCTCACCGACGACGGCGTCATGGTGCTGGCCCACGGTGCCGTGCTGGACCGCGCGGCGGCCCTCGCGTCGCTGCGCGACGCGCCCGTGTGGGACGAGTACCTGATCGAGCACCCGCGCGTCGTGCCGGTCGGGGCGGACGCCGCCGCGCTCGTCTACCTCGGGACCGCGTCGCGCACCGGCGCACCGCCCTTCGCGGCGTGGATGACGAGCGTGTACGTGCGCCGGTGGGGCTCCTGGGGGCTGAGCCTGTACCAGCAGACACCGGTGGCCGACACGGTCTGA